Proteins encoded by one window of Bacteroidia bacterium:
- a CDS encoding universal stress protein, with the protein MKKIVVTTDFSECSENALIYSLSLCKELNASLYLLHVFHIPVPATDMPYISVSSEEEEKNIELRLEELITRVKYKTGYEGVIHTITDFNFTVDGILSVVRDTNPDLLVMGQRGNTTLADRLFGSTATAIINLATCPLLLIPEKCQFNRIKKIAIACDKKTIDNINKVHHVIEMNTAMKPEVLLFNVVQNEGEENRFNREDFSELIGKGVKLFFPIHHDIHEGILQFVNDIDADWLCMFPHRHNIFEQWFTRLNSGNISQQVKIPLLLVNELVQ; encoded by the coding sequence ATGAAAAAGATTGTTGTTACTACTGATTTTTCGGAATGTTCCGAAAATGCTTTGATTTATTCTTTGTCGCTGTGCAAAGAGTTGAATGCATCATTGTATTTGCTTCATGTTTTTCATATACCGGTGCCTGCGACAGACATGCCTTATATTTCTGTTTCTTCTGAAGAGGAAGAAAAGAATATTGAATTACGATTGGAAGAATTAATTACCCGTGTAAAATATAAAACAGGTTATGAGGGGGTTATTCACACTATAACTGATTTTAATTTTACTGTTGATGGTATTCTGAGTGTTGTTCGTGATACAAATCCGGATTTGTTGGTGATGGGACAGCGGGGTAACACAACATTGGCAGACAGACTGTTTGGAAGTACGGCAACAGCAATTATTAATCTTGCAACTTGCCCTTTATTGCTTATTCCCGAAAAATGTCAGTTCAATAGAATAAAGAAGATTGCAATCGCCTGCGATAAAAAAACAATTGACAATATAAATAAAGTTCACCATGTTATTGAAATGAATACTGCAATGAAACCGGAAGTGCTTCTGTTTAATGTTGTGCAGAACGAAGGGGAGGAAAACAGATTTAATAGAGAGGATTTTTCTGAACTGATCGGAAAGGGTGTAAAATTATTTTTCCCTATACACCATGACATACATGAGGGTATTTTGCAATTTGTAAATGATATTGATGCTGATTGGTTGTGTATGTTTCCACATCGTCATAATATTTTTGAGCAGTGGTTTACCAGACTTAATTCAGGCAACATTTCTCAACAAGTTAAAATACCATTATTGTTAGTTAACGAATTGGTGCAGTAA